Part of the Carassius carassius unplaced genomic scaffold, fCarCar2.1 SCAFFOLD_83, whole genome shotgun sequence genome, TTGGAAATGGGAATGGCCACaaaatgccagagtcctgagtggagtgccctctactggagttcatgggcacttcAGCTGATGATTGTGACAGATTCACCTGTATAAAATGGCGCCCTGCTTCTGAGAAATGTTGCATAGTACTAAAGATGGCCACTCCGCCACTGCATCTCCCCACCCTCTAAATATTACGTATCATAATGTAACTGTGTAAACTTTATTTGGTGAATTTTACTTGGAAAACCAGCTATATTTTTGTAGCATTCGAATAACAATGGATAAACCTGAAATGGCAGGAGAAGGATTTGGagattcattttatttgaaaataaggtAGCGGAGGTAACTGGAGGTAACCATTGAGTGTCCACTGTCCTCCAGAGTTCAGCACCAGTCCTAatcatatacagtcgtggccaaaagttttgagaattacataaatattggaaattggaaaagttgctgcttaagtttttataatagcaatttgcatatactccagaatgttatgaaaaaaacctttccactgcatttcattgctgtcattaaaggacctgctgagatcatttcagtaatcgtcttgttaactcaggtgagaatgttgacgagcacaaggctggagatcattatgtcaggctgattgggttagaatggcagacttgacatgttaaaaggagggtgatgcttgaaatcgtTGTTCTTCCATtttttaaccatggtgacctgcaaagaaatgcgtgcagccatcattgcgttgcataaaaatggcttcacaggcatggatattgtggctactaagattgcacctaaatcaacaatttataggatcatcaagaacttcaaggaaagaagttcaattcttgtaaagaaggcttcagggcgtccaagaaagtccagcaaacgccaggatcgtctcctaaagaggattcagctgcgggatcggagtgccaccagtgcagagcttgctcaggaatggcagcaggcaggtgtgagcgcatctgcacgcacagtgaggccaagacttttggaagatggcctggtgtcaagaagggcagcaaagaagccacttctctccaaaaaaaaacatcagggacagattgaccttctgcagaaagtatagtgaatggactgctgaggactggggcaaagtcatattctccgatgaagcccctttccgattgtttggggcatctggaaaaaggcttgtccggagaaggaaaggtgagcgctaccatcagtcctgtgtcatgccaacagtaaagcatcctgacaccattcatgtgtggggttgcttctcatccaagggagtgggctcactcacaattctgcccaaaaacacagccatgaataaagaatggtaccaaaacacccagaagttgattgagagtatgcccagtcgaattgcagaggtcctgaaaaagaagggccaacactgcaaatactgactttttgcataaatgtcatgtaattgtcgataaaatcctttgaaacgtatgaagttcttgtaattatatttcagtacatcacagaaacaactgaaacaaatatctaaaagcagtttagcagcaaacttattgaaaactaatatttatgtcattctcaaaacttttggccacgactgtacacttgcATGTAGTTTTCAAGTAAATCTTGAACCATCTTACCTGGTTGGTGGGTTTGATTGGGCATGGAGTTTACAGTAGCTCTGCAGGATGATGGCCCTACAAGAGCAGGATTGGTACCACTGTTTTGCCATAGATGTAAAGATTTAGTcaactaaatataattatattagtttaaagtaaatattaacatttactaactgcttttaaatacaaatatcttTAAATCAGAGCCAGGGCTCAGGGCCTGATCCCATAGACAGATAGCTCAACCACTCAGCTGTTAATCTATAAAATTGTGGCTTGCTTCTGAGAAATAGCATAAAAAAATAGCTGAACACATTTCTGTGGGTATGTGTGTTTGTACTGAGAAggagataacttttttttttttttataaatatatataaataataatggaagtaatttgtcatttatattatgtttgtcatatttatttgtttgatcagTGTCTTTTTGATTTGCTTGCTGTGGCAAAGCTCTTTgaaacaactaaaataaaatcatagaAAAAAAATAGCCATATATGTGCTTAAAGAGTTTTCTTATTACTCCATGACATAAGAAAGAGTAGAGAGAAATCTGTCCTCATTAATGAACATCCTGCGTTATGCATCAACAGATCTtggcctttttaaaaaaaaagaaagaaaaaaaaatcctactgttCTATTATGACCTGTAAATTATTAAAGAatcaaaatgcatgcatttttttgtatATCTTCAGTCTGAAGGTAAGACCGGAAGTATTAAGAGGAACAATATCTTTTCATCACTGTGTTGCTCATATTGCAAAATAAACAGAACTTGGTGAACTCAGTCTCTCCGCCCACCATCAAACTATATATACACTGATTTCCAGTGAGAGCTCATTGATTGTCTTCATCATGATCATCATCTCTCTGCTCCTGCTGGCCTCTCTGCTGCAACACCTGACCTTCACTGGTGAGACTGATTAAAAAACAGcacattattcaaatgttttaagaacattacatttttatttactgaaGAAGCTGATTTCTCTCTCAGCTTCTCAGCATGTGAATGTTGGTATAGTGAATGGCACAGAAGCAAAACCCCACTCCAGACCTTACATGGTTTCTGTTCAGTTGAATAAGACACATATCTGTGGTGGATTCCTCATTTCTGATGAGTTTGTGTTGACTGCTGGTCATTGCAGGGAagggtgaggtttttttttgtgcagttacaataattttggcTGACATATAGTGACTGCTGTGCATTGTATGATGTAACAAGGCATCATGACTTTCTCTTTCAACAGAACTCAGATTCTTACGGTTGTGATTGGTGCTCATGACTTAAGGAACAGTAAGAATTCAGATCGTATCGGAGTGAATTCCTACATAAAACATCCAAGTTATATAATTGATTCTCCCCAGAATGACATCATGCTTTTGAGGGTAAAAACTTGTATTACATTTAGCTGTTGACAACTTCACAAACATCACTATAATCAGCAGAAGTTCAGTTTTATAAAAGATGATTAAATTAGTTTATACCACGGGGCTGATGAATGctttaatctgattggctgacaaacaTTCTATGCTGTGCAATGATTTTCTGGGAAACGTATGgagaacgtagttccaggcagctctcttgaccgcattaAAGTTCCAAATCACTTTGCgtagtaaaactgtaataacggccacgcagtttgcacaaaaaggtgttgtcagcACTGCCGTGATGATTTTATCTGTTAGCCTATATAGTGTAccaacttaaaggctacacatgacatttcttaCTAGCGAGGAGACAGCGCTGTCTAGAGACGCTGCAGAAGAAGAGTGTTTATAGACGCACAGAGGTATgctagcctaattcacacaagctctctcttttttttgtttctctctctctctctctgcatctctctctctctcactctctttctaataactttattaataaatgcattagaatGATATCAACGGcccaagcctccattaccagctttaaaattacGTTTTGGAACTAGCAAAAGAGGCTTTTTATGAGACCGGatgaatccctttaaataaatcatcGGATCGATGTCTTAAGGTGTGGTGACCGTAGTATAAAtggaataattgactccgggcCATTGAACTATTAGAAAAAGTATGCACACCTGAGGTGTAAAGgcatcaccacctcgggtgtgcattatttaattcaatgtcaattattccttacttattTATAACAGTTGTGTTTTTGAATTACAGTTACAGGAAAAAGTCAACGTAAATAACTATGTTAACTGGATACCGTTACCAAAGGATGGGGAAGATGTCGAAGCAGATACTATCTGTAGTGTTGCCGGCTGGGGACAACTGGAGACTAACAGCCAAAACAGCAATCGTCTAATGGAGGCAAGCGTGTATATACTGAATAACAcagaatgtgaaaaaaaatgggGTACAATCTACTCCATCTCAAAGATGATGTGCACACGTGGCCATGGTGGATCCTGCCGTGTACGTACAAAAGAtgattcacagaactgattacgTTAATTAGTGAAATGAGTGTCAATAGATACAGTATTTGGCATTTTAGTGATGTTTTGTTCTGGATTTCTTCACAGTATGACTCAGGAGGTCCTTTGGTTTGTAGAGACACTGCAGTTGGCATCACAGATTTTGGATCTAAACTTCAGTGCAATTCACCTCAGTTTCCTAATGTGTATACTAAGGTTTCAGCATATATTCAATGGATCAACAGCATAATTAGAAATGTGAAGTGAGATAAGTTCTTGAATTCCTCTGTATAACCTCTTTCAGTAAAAGCATAATCTGGCAATCATCAATCATTTAAAGTGTCTTTATtgccacatacatacatatacatgcatactgtacacacatatacactggacacacacacatacagaagtgTTGCAAATATAgacttgtatatatttttttattttcaaattgatttgtaaatttgtattgcattgcatgtaAAATGCATAAATTGAATGTGGCTACACTAGAATCTTTGTAAGCTTTTCACAATTTTAGCAGATTTTTTTATGTGCCCCTGTTATGCTATAAGGAAGGAACATAATTTAAATTTACGGTAAATTTGACATTAGTCTctcattttttcccccttttttttcttttttaaaagtcatttttcttttgctatttgtGCAAATAGAAAGGCAAATAAGTATATTTGTGGTACTCTCCCATCACGGtacgatgagacaaaaccaataaaacccataataaacgaggcatttgttgcatccagtgggcacATACAGTAATTACTGactataatgacttatactgtgtttttgcaCATTGTGTTGTGTATCGcgccgcataaacataaaaccatgtctgcatttatgaacagagaaaggacaaacaacaagtgctactctacactgtttgaatcatcagtggcaaattcattaaatataaaaactgtacttacaggctgtgagtcagaagcgccagactgtccttgcatagttggaactgccccactttatagaaacagcctttaaGCACAGATCCATTGTAAGCTACTCtgcaggatcaggaaacagtcctccataaaaagTGTCACACTATCCTGGCCTTAGTCatattatagtttattttgtCAATACTGACACCTTGTGGACATTTTAAGTAGCACGTCTCCTATAAAAATACAGCAGCCATTTTAGGATGTTAGAGCTCATAGCAGCAGAGTGTGAAGGTGCATCCACGTCCTTCCTTCTTGTTTTGCTCTTGAAACAGCACAATCTGTAAGTTTAAAATGTTAATCTAAGCAGTAAAATATTGTTACATGTATTTTGATAGGTTGTACTCATGTTTGAGAACTATTTACATCTGACATGTTAACTGTAAATAGGGGTACATATTGAGATGCTTGATTGTTCTTGATTTACATCATAGCTATCTTCTAAATTATATAAAGGTGATTTATGTTTGATCTATGTGAACTGAATGTACCATGGTAAGAGATATGTTTTCATATTATTGTTCATTTGTGTTACAGTTTCACAAACTGGGCTTCAGTAAACAAAGTTTGACCCTGAAAACTGTCTACGACTTTAACTAAGCCTTTGTTTAGCTCGCTGCAAAAGCAAACTTAAGCTGAAGGCAGAAgacacacagcatcacacactgcaggcttgagtgaggaacggaCAGCGGATTCGACGAAGGAGCTTGTGGCAACCACATCTGATGACCCTGGGCTGAGCTCCGCTTCATCCATGGTGAAAGCTGATCCGGTGATCCACAGCATGAAGTTGATGTGTTTCCTCATcgaccagcatggatcagctctaggcatgacaaaGCAGATATCATCCTCTATTGGAAgacaaaacaaagtagtttcactttcacaacaaaacacacagcatctcctcaATGGCACTGGCGGCagcaatactacagcgagaataaaagttacaccttctttctttgattGAACATTCAGgctgtgttatgcaaatcttcccacacagtgacgtagacgtggggggggggggggggcgtgttagaatgaggcattttaggaaggcttggatgagtcttaactttcataaaaaatatctcttttgatttgagactttagtctttgcaacattaCAGATCTTCTTAATGCACCAAGAGTTTGAGACTTCAAagagaaattaaatttaaatccaggcaaaatataataggaaaatatgtttatatgtaattttgtacacaaatacatattaattcatgacattttgatgtttgaagtctataggttgacataaattcagatataaatgtaattttaaaaataaataaataattatcgattttcaaatattgcacctgtcaaacatcgtctattttgccgtcaatactgttgacggtgtcctttatcagtaagctttatatttatgttcaacatgaagtatagatattgttgtcatgaagacaagagcctggtctgtcagcggtctcccttcacctacagcagcagcagcctagtattttgacaatcacgtcttttcgaacggagagatatatgaattatcagacccctatcaaatcaatattccatctagctagtagtaatatatgtataaaacacaatatatgttaaaaaagctactttatccagctagatatagaacacatgtagatttacattatactctacatgagagctagtccgtctgcgttttacacaagacatcatcgtttcacaaaatatacggatagatatagttagctgaatggatgcatacctgtttattagaatgcaagcatctctctgtagtttcagcttgtcacgaagctctctctatcttggaaatgcaactccaatatttacccgtgtctcgtttcttcttcgtcccaaaaccttctcaggtcatttatttcacccgtacgtttgcgcttcacagaacgtgcagtcaaagcataatcatgatccataactaagttattgattgaagtataaatacgaatataaacaatataaatataaaatataatagtctcgatcaagactagctactactttttcttcttcgtctcgtctttgcttctgttcacctttgtatttggcagttccgcaggaagttagataaactagaggggtcaaagtttatatgacaccatagacgggcgacaaaacggaaataaagaaacgtgccgtgtcttctaataaaactataattttctctggatttgaaagttcgtggaaactttcgggataatgtaagtacacaactaaaaaatatatataacatagatatagtgatatctgctatttttaaagcagaaaaattacatattgagcctttaaagggtcatgaaaccctttTCAGCACAGGATAATTCTCATCACAGTTTTAACACTCTGTCACCTTTACCCAAAGTTTATTGGTATTCTTCTTGTATAATTCaaattataaatgatatatattttttaaacaaaatagtaATTAATTAGGTGAAGATGTGCGCTTGAATTTGTAATGGCAACATCAATGTGGTGAATTATTAATTGCTCATAggctatttttgtattttaaataacataGGTTATCTTAATATATTGATTAATGAcattgactacgtttacatgctgttaaaattcgggttatggtcgggttaaggtcactatttgggtttctgaaacattcgggataacccgtttacatgcgtgagcagagagagttaccaatcccgatgtaaacggcgacgcacggttagcgtctggacgtacggacaacaagacgcaatatgcgtcatttccgattcttcttcctgtatccaaagacaacaacaacaacagcagcagcaggcggataatgaatagtttggggcagatagcgatagtctttgtttgcgctttggcgctggtactgatccacctgcagcacttgacactactgtgcctctatactgcacgcaggGTTTTATTATGcaccgtctctactcaaaagaccaagattccttgcgaatagaacatgcgcagaacacacattttgatggggatatgccaaaacgcgtttacaagaccaaataatcgggttagaaaaggggtaccccaggtataatatcccggtttttaaaaacatatccgggtttttgccggtgtttacatggccgtgcgcgaccgggttattgctaatatcccggttttgaacgggttattggctgcatgtaaacgcagccATTGTATTATAAAAGCCTATTACACCACCCAAGTATGTATTTACTTCCTTCTAATTCTCATTGTCAGTGCTTGCTTGTTTAGCTTAATACTGACTGTTATGAAAAGTGAATAGTGTagcctgcataaaaaaaaaacataaaacaacaggACAAAAATATAGTTGATGACTAGACATAATCATTTTATGACTCTAGACACTTGTTTGTGAAGACAGTAGCATAATACAGTGAAATAATATGTTCTTTAGCCATATAAATACAGTTGTTATGTACGTGGGTAAAATTTACCCGCTGGTGGTTTTATGTATACTAGAAAAGTGGGCATATTGTGCGTTCAAGTCATCTCTTATGGATCgagttgaatgcacatgaacgCCACCACAATATCGTAAATACCAGTGGGGAGTTCGGGATTTTCTTTAAGCCCCGATCTGTACGTGTTGGGGGCGTGTCAGTGATTAACATGGCGGAATACACAATACTTAAAGGTATTTAGCTGTGATATTGTCAGACTTTTCCATTTACAGCGTAGTAAGTTAATCGACAATGCATAATATGatggcattataatataacaatgcaacttgtaacaataaagttggcagtggcttcataaattaatttaaaacataaaaaaaacgaaatatacctaatgcacatttctttgttcttcattttctagaacaagagtttaagaacattgctgtatttgtgtgttattaattaaaagaaaGTGATCCGCCATCTTGCTCCGATAAAAGTGATTTGAACGCACATGCCGTCGTAAGCATGACTTCCCACCTCGTGCGTAtgaacttcccaggaggacttgaacgcaCCAATAGTGCACAGCGGAGTGGGGAGGAGACAGACAACACACAGCTTTGGCCGAACACTTATTACAAACATTCTCCTTGATCCATGAACGTTTCTCTCATTTAATGTGCGTCATCACACAGTCTGTGGCGTCTGCCATAGCAAATCGACATGCTGTTGTGAACAATTAAGTGAAGCATATTCTTCTGACGTCATGAAAATGAAGCTGCTGCTCCGCCATATTGGTATTCGCACTATtccaatacattacatttaattaatatgaaATCATACAAATTTTATGAGAAAAccacctaacaagtcagcgttttTAAATCTGAAGTATCCCTGTATATTCTTACAATGGAACCACCCTAGGCattaacagttatttttttatatcggGAATTTCCCctgattattaaaaaattatgttcattACATAGCGAGCATCAGATGACAATGATAAACATCAGATGGACACGACCCCAAAAATTGACAAAGTGCTCATTCGTAAATATGAAGATTTATGCTTTGTACAGTTACACATATCATTCGCCttgtagttctcttacgagagttctctcgtactgcgtcttagctaagacgctacgggaaaagtctcttttcatgaaatactgaagcaaaaaattatcctcaattttgaatttttgtaaagcgcatttgcagcagtacacagccataggcgagacggctcgctcgctcattggctgctctgcagcaagtgcacagcctatcgagcgcaggctgatgcaatatcagaccaattaggacgcttcgcgcccatcacgccacttcccgccgaaacgggtgtggcccaactctataaaaggagctcgaaaaggctgactcacctgatttttcatctcttcagcgaagctcacgcatcgctggatcacggaggaagcaaccgccgtctgagaggcatatcagcgggacaagccattctgaagctgctggcctcgccgccttcttctgccgttcctgctgcgctgtccggcgcctatatccttttatatccttgtgtgagttCGCCCTGCAacgcacactcataaaagagctgcgtctttttaaagatgccctcatgcggctcgtgcagagtcccgctcagcgaaggagatcgtcacgtcatctgcgtctcctgcctgggtgaggaccatgcagcgctcgcgcacactgacggcggctgccctcattgcgagttaatgcctatggtgactctgaggactcgccggacGTTCTTCTCGAatcctgcatcatccgctgcgccgcagcgccgtaaaagcgccgctcgcagggtctaccggaaccgcctccagctctgccgagctcgccggttccccccgcttcaccggcctcccctgcatcgcttcccgatcgtcagcgtccgctgtctgccgccgcgtcatcggaggaagtggagcttggagagaactctcgtaagagaacgtactcggttactaacgtaacctcggttctctctagaagagggaacgagtactgcgttctctgccgtgcgtatgattcactctggttcgcttcggcgatgaaataaatcaggtgagtcagccttttcaagctccttttatagggttgggccacacccgtttcggcgggaagtgccgtgatgggcgcgaagcgtcctaattggtctgatattgcatcagcctgcgctcgataggctgtgcacttgctgcagagcagccaatgagcgagcgagctgtctcgcctatggctgtgtactgctgcaaatgcgctttacaagcatctcagagtggcagtgtctctcagaagtcaagatgggcagaggatcatcaatttccccaatgctgtggcgaaaaattgtggagcaatatcagaaaggagtttctcatgGAAAAACtgtaaagagtttgaagttatcatcatctacagtgcataatatcctccaaagattcagagaatctggaacaatctctgtgcgtaaggatcaaggccggaaaaccatactggatgcccgtgatcttcgggcctttagacggcactgcatcacatacaggaatgctactgtaatggaaatcacatgggctcaggaatacttccagaaaacattgctggtgaacacaatccactttgccattcaccgttgccggctaaatctctaaagttaaaaaaagaagccatatctaaacatgatccagaagctcaggcgttttctctgggccaaggctcatttaaaatggactgtggcaaagtggaaaactgttctgtggtcagacgaatcaaaattttaagttattttttggaaaactgggacgccatgtcatccggactaaagaggacaaggacaacccaaattgttatcagtgttcagttcagaagcctgca contains:
- the LOC132136752 gene encoding mast cell protease 1A-like, which codes for MIIISLLLLASLLQHLTFTASQHVNVGIVNGTEAKPHSRPYMVSVQLNKTHICGGFLISDEFVLTAGHCREGTQILTVVIGAHDLRNSKNSDRIGVNSYIKHPSYIIDSPQNDIMLLRLQEKVNVNNYVNWIPLPKDGEDVEADTICSVAGWGQLETNSQNSNRLMEASVYILNNTECEKKWGTIYSISKMMCTRGHGGSCRYDSGGPLVCRDTAVGITDFGSKLQCNSPQFPNVYTKVSAYIQWINSIIRNVK